One genomic segment of Sphingomonas sp. JUb134 includes these proteins:
- a CDS encoding LacI family DNA-binding transcriptional regulator, which translates to MTKASQPTINDVARLAGVSKKTVSRVINNSDLLNEDTRKRVEQVIAELGYTPNPQARALALRRNFVIALIHDNPNAQMVLGVQHGLLEVLRDTEFELLVHPVDRGDPEMLGEIRRFLERQRPYGVMLLPPISENDQLAGLCASIGCRYVRMGSAPFDVPERMVASNDRETVRHAIGHLIEAGHRHICVIAGPRGFRSALERQSGYEEAMKAAGLPFDRTWIAPGDYTFDSGMRATERLLDLSPRPTAIFSSNDEMAAGAIHVARQRGLEIPADLSIIGFDDTTIASHLWPPLTTVRWPIETMARAAALKLIGNSVGDEDGEHALFLSTLIRRASVAAPST; encoded by the coding sequence ATGACCAAGGCCTCCCAGCCCACCATCAACGACGTCGCGCGTCTCGCCGGCGTTTCGAAGAAGACGGTCAGCCGCGTCATCAACAACAGCGACCTTCTGAACGAGGACACGCGCAAGCGCGTCGAGCAGGTGATCGCCGAGCTGGGTTATACGCCCAATCCGCAGGCGCGTGCGCTGGCGCTGCGCCGCAATTTCGTGATCGCGCTGATCCACGACAATCCCAATGCGCAGATGGTGCTGGGCGTGCAGCACGGACTTCTGGAGGTGCTGCGCGACACCGAATTCGAGCTGCTGGTCCACCCCGTCGATCGCGGTGACCCGGAGATGCTGGGTGAAATCCGCCGCTTCCTTGAACGCCAGCGCCCCTATGGCGTGATGCTGTTGCCGCCGATTTCCGAGAACGACCAGCTCGCCGGTCTCTGCGCGTCCATCGGCTGCCGCTATGTCCGCATGGGATCGGCCCCATTCGATGTGCCGGAGCGCATGGTCGCCTCCAACGACCGCGAAACGGTCCGCCACGCGATCGGCCATCTGATCGAGGCGGGTCACCGCCACATCTGCGTCATCGCGGGTCCCCGCGGCTTCCGCTCCGCGCTCGAACGCCAATCTGGCTACGAGGAAGCGATGAAGGCTGCCGGACTGCCGTTCGACCGCACCTGGATCGCACCCGGCGACTATACCTTCGATTCCGGCATGCGCGCGACTGAGCGGCTGCTCGACCTCTCGCCCCGCCCCACCGCGATCTTTTCCTCCAACGACGAGATGGCGGCGGGCGCCATCCATGTTGCCCGGCAGCGCGGGCTGGAGATTCCGGCCGACCTGTCGATCATCGGCTTCGACGACACCACCATCGCGTCGCACCTCTGGCCCCCGCTCACCACCGTGCGCTGGCCGATCGAGACCATGGCGCGGGCGGCCGCGCTCAAGCTCATCGGCAACAGTGTCGGTGACGAGGACGGCGAGCACGCGCTGTTCCTGTCGACGCTGATCCGGCGCGCCTCGGTCGCGGCACCGTCCACCTAA